In Pseudomonas sp. MYb327, one DNA window encodes the following:
- a CDS encoding sugar phosphate isomerase/epimerase family protein, whose translation MRGPGIFLAQFMSAEAPFDTLANIARWAASQGYKAIQLPTLGTQFIDLARAAEDQNYCDDLKAVCARAGVEISELSTHLQGQLVAVHPAFDTLFDDFAPAHLRGQPQARTEWAIDQLKLAARASQRLGLKAHATFSGALLWPYIYPWPQRPSGLVEQGFAELAKRWLPILDCFEEAGVDLCYEIHPGEDLHDGASFERFLEAVDHHPRAAILYDPSHLLLQQMDYLGFIDRYHDRIRMFHVKDAEFRPDARSGVYGGYQGWVERPGRFRSLGDGQIDFKSIFSKLTQYDFAGWAVLEWECCLKDSAQGAAEGAAFIERHMINKTQKAFDDFASVSSDAAFNRRLLGLPDA comes from the coding sequence ATGCGCGGCCCGGGGATTTTCCTCGCGCAGTTCATGTCCGCCGAAGCACCTTTCGACACCCTGGCCAACATTGCCCGTTGGGCGGCGTCGCAAGGTTACAAAGCCATTCAATTGCCAACGCTGGGCACCCAGTTCATCGACCTTGCGCGCGCCGCCGAAGATCAAAACTATTGCGACGATTTGAAAGCCGTCTGTGCTCGGGCCGGCGTCGAAATCAGTGAGCTGTCGACGCATCTGCAAGGTCAGTTGGTGGCGGTGCATCCGGCGTTCGACACGCTGTTCGATGACTTCGCACCGGCTCATCTGCGCGGCCAACCCCAGGCGCGTACCGAGTGGGCCATCGACCAATTGAAACTCGCCGCGCGCGCCAGTCAGCGTTTGGGTCTGAAAGCCCATGCGACTTTTTCCGGCGCGCTGCTCTGGCCCTACATCTACCCTTGGCCGCAACGGCCGAGCGGTCTGGTCGAACAGGGTTTTGCCGAACTGGCCAAGCGCTGGCTGCCGATTCTCGACTGTTTCGAAGAGGCCGGCGTCGACCTGTGCTACGAAATTCACCCCGGCGAAGACCTGCACGACGGTGCCTCGTTCGAGCGTTTCCTGGAGGCGGTCGATCACCATCCGCGCGCGGCGATTCTGTATGACCCGAGTCACCTGTTGCTGCAGCAAATGGACTACCTGGGTTTCATCGATCGCTACCACGACCGCATCCGCATGTTCCACGTCAAGGATGCCGAGTTCCGGCCCGATGCCCGTTCCGGGGTCTACGGCGGGTATCAGGGCTGGGTTGAGCGACCGGGGCGTTTTCGTTCATTGGGCGATGGCCAGATCGATTTCAAATCGATCTTCAGCAAACTGACCCAATACGACTTCGCCGGGTGGGCGGTGCTGGAGTGGGAGTGCTGCCTGAAGGATTCCGCGCAGGGCGCCGCAGAAGGGGCCGCGTTTATCGAACGACACATGATCAACAAGACCCAAAAGGCATTCGACGATTTCGCCAGCGTGTCCTCCGACGCCGCTTTCAATCGACGGCTGCTGGGATTGCCTGACGCCTGA
- a CDS encoding Gfo/Idh/MocA family oxidoreductase, giving the protein MNAAVPKIRMGFVGGGEGAFIAQAHRQAAGLDGRFELVCGAFSRDVQNNQRTGIALNLPASRCYSDWQQMIEAERALPAEQRMELLVIVTPNHLHAPVASQALSEGFHVFSEKPAALNLAELLALKDVVERSGRLYGLAHTYLGYPMVWQAREMVRRGVIGKVRKVIVEYPQGWLSQDVAGQGNKQAEWRDRPEQSGLGGCIGDIGTHAFSLAEFVADQPIQHLCAMLGVHIAGRQLDDDASMLFKMVDGASGVLIASQVCAGEENPLKIRVYGDKGGLEWRQEEPASLIHRAHDQPLRILRSGVGQPWLCEAASQRMRLPAGHPEGYLEAMANLYGDFARAIRGEVAGHDAPGVPGIDVGLRGMAFIETVIANHRGDDKWTELVCTP; this is encoded by the coding sequence ATGAACGCTGCAGTGCCAAAAATAAGAATGGGATTTGTCGGGGGCGGCGAGGGCGCTTTCATCGCTCAAGCCCACCGGCAGGCCGCCGGGCTCGATGGTCGTTTTGAACTGGTGTGCGGTGCGTTCAGCCGAGACGTGCAGAACAATCAGCGCACCGGCATCGCGCTGAATTTGCCTGCTTCGCGTTGCTATAGCGACTGGCAGCAGATGATTGAGGCCGAACGCGCGTTGCCCGCCGAGCAGCGCATGGAGTTGCTGGTGATCGTCACCCCCAACCATTTGCACGCACCGGTTGCCAGCCAGGCGCTGAGCGAGGGTTTCCACGTGTTCAGCGAAAAACCGGCGGCGCTGAATCTGGCCGAATTGCTCGCGCTCAAAGACGTGGTCGAACGCAGCGGCCGCCTCTACGGCCTGGCCCATACCTATCTGGGTTATCCGATGGTCTGGCAGGCGCGGGAGATGGTGCGTCGCGGCGTGATCGGCAAGGTGCGAAAGGTCATTGTCGAATACCCCCAAGGCTGGCTCAGCCAGGACGTGGCCGGGCAGGGCAACAAGCAGGCCGAATGGCGCGACCGGCCCGAGCAATCCGGTTTGGGCGGCTGCATTGGTGACATCGGCACCCACGCCTTTTCCCTGGCCGAGTTCGTCGCGGATCAGCCGATCCAGCACCTGTGCGCCATGCTAGGCGTGCACATCGCTGGCCGCCAGTTGGACGATGACGCCTCGATGCTGTTCAAGATGGTGGACGGCGCCAGCGGCGTGCTGATCGCGAGCCAGGTCTGCGCGGGTGAAGAGAACCCATTGAAGATCCGCGTCTACGGCGACAAGGGCGGCCTGGAATGGCGTCAGGAAGAACCCGCGAGCCTGATCCACCGTGCCCACGATCAACCGTTGCGAATCTTGCGTTCCGGCGTCGGTCAGCCGTGGCTATGCGAAGCGGCCAGCCAGCGCATGCGACTGCCTGCGGGGCATCCCGAAGGCTATCTGGAAGCCATGGCCAATCTCTACGGCGATTTTGCCCGCGCCATTCGTGGTGAGGTCGCAGGCCACGATGCTCCTGGCGTGCCCGGGATCGACGTCGGCCTGCGCGGTATGGCGTTCATCGAAACCGTCATCGCCAACCACCGTGGTGATGATAAGTGGACCGAACTGGTCTGCACCCCATGA